Proteins from a single region of Xiphias gladius isolate SHS-SW01 ecotype Sanya breed wild chromosome 2, ASM1685928v1, whole genome shotgun sequence:
- the LOC120796963 gene encoding cryptochrome-1-like, with protein sequence MVINTIHWFRKGLRLHDNPSLKESLLGADSVRCIYILDPWFAGSSNVGISRWRFLLQSLEDLDSSLRKLNSRLFVIRGQPTDVFPRLFKEWKITRLSYEYDSEPFGKERDAAIKKLASEAGVEVTVRTSHTLYDLDKIIELNGGQSPLTYKRFQTLISRMDAVEVPAESITADIMGKCTTPLSEDHDDKFGVPSLEELGFDTEGLSSAVWPGGETEALTRLERHLERKAWVANFERPRMNANSLLASPTGLSPYLRFGCLSCRLFYFKLTDLYRKVKKNSSPPLSLYGQLLWREFFYTAATNNPCFDKMESNPICVQIPWDRNPEALAKWAEGRTGFPWIDAIMTQLRQEGWIHHLARHAVACFLTRGDLWISWEEGMKVFEELLLDADWSVNAGSWMWLSCSSFFQQFFHCYCPVGFGRRTDPNGDYIRRYLPILRGYPAKYIYDPWNAPEAVQKAARCIIGLHYPKPMVHHAEASRLNIERMKQIYQQLSCYRGLGLLATVPSNPNGNGNCEGFHVEATHDAAAASGYRMPVHSQGDWQSGVMMYLQGDAQTSVGTHQQVPGYAGTSSSMMCYTQGTQQIPAPVIHKGPEHHSTTQSSGKRHSEDSGNGKSSKVQRQSH encoded by the exons GTTCTTACTGCAGAGTCTTGAGGACTTGGATTCCAGCCTCCGTAAGCTCAACTCTCGTCTGTTTGTAATACGAGGCCAACCCACCGATGTCTTTCCCAGACTTTTCAAG GAATGGAAGATTACTCGCCTGTCTTATGAGTATGACTCTGAGCCCTTTGGGAAAGAGCGAGATGCAGCTATCAAGAAGCTGGCCTCTGAGGCCGGAGTGGAGGTGACAGTTCGCACCTCCCACACACTCTATGACCTGGACAA GATCATAGAGTTGAATGGGGGTCAGTCCCCTCTTACCTACAAGCGGTTCCAGACCCTCATCAGTCGTATGGATGCAGTGGAAGTGCCTGCAGAGTCCATCACGGCCGACATCATGGGAAAATGCACAACGCCACTGTCCGAAGACCACGATGACAAGTTTGGGGTCCCCTCCCTGGAGGAGCTTG GTTTTGATACTGAGGGTCTGTCGTCAGCTGTGTGGCCCGGGGGAGAGACTGAAGCCCTCACACGACTTGAGAGGCATTTGGAGAGGAAG GCGTGGGTTGCCAACTTCGAGCGTCCAAGAATGAACGCCAACTCGCTGCTTGCCAGCCCGACAGGCCTCAGCCCGTACCTCCGCTTTGGCTGCCTCTCCTGTCGCCTCTTCTACTTCAAACTCACCGATCTCTATAGGAAG GTGAAGAAGAACAGCTCCCCTCCTCTCTCGCTCTACGGTCAGCTGCTTTGGCGCGAGTTCTTCTACACGGCAGCCACCAACAACCCATGCTTCGACAAGATGGAGAGCAACCCCATCTGTGTTCAGATCCCCTGGGACCGCAACCCCGAGGCACTGGCCAAGTGGGCAGAAGGCCGGACCGGCTTCCCCTGGATCGACGCCATCATGACCCAACTGAGGCAGGAGGGGTGGATCCACCACCTGGCGAGGCACGCCGTGGCCTGTTTCCTGACCAGAGGAGACCTGTGGATCAGCTGGGAGGAGGGCATGAAG GTGTTTGAGGAGCTCCTGCTGGATGCAGACTGGAGTGTGAATGCAGGCAGCTGGATGTGGCtctcctgcagctccttctTCCAGCAGTTCTTCCACTGCTACTGCCCCGTGGGTTTTGGCCGACGCACAGACCCCAACGGAGATTACATACG GCGCTACCTGCCCATTCTGAGAGGGTATCCAGCCAAGTATATTTACGATCCCTGGAACGCTCCAGAGGCCGTGCAGAAGGCGGCTAGATGTATTATTGGGTTGCATTACCCAAAGCCCATGGTGCACCATGCAGAAGCCAGCCGTCTCAACATCGAGCGAATGAAACAGATCTACCAGCAGCTCTCCTGTTACAGGGGCCTCG GCCTTTTGGCTACAGTTCCCTCCAACCCCAATGGCAACGGTAACTGTGAGGGATTCCATGTTGAGGCAACACATGATGCCGCAGCTGCATCTG gctATCGGATGCCGGTTCACTCCCAGGGAGACTGGCAAAGTGGTGTCATGATGTACCTGCAGGGGGATGCGCAAACCAGCGTTGGCACACATCAGCAGG TTCCAGGTTATGCAGGCACCAGTTCCAGTATGATGTGTTACACTCAAGGCACCCAGCAGATTCCTGCCCCCGTTATTCACAAAG GGCCTGAACACCACTCCACCACTCAGAGCAGTGGCAAGCGGCATAGCGAAGACTCTGGAAATGGCAAAAGCTCTAAAGTCCAGAGACAAAGTCACTAG